A portion of the Phyllopteryx taeniolatus isolate TA_2022b chromosome 15, UOR_Ptae_1.2, whole genome shotgun sequence genome contains these proteins:
- the ndufa8 gene encoding NADH dehydrogenase [ubiquinone] 1 alpha subcomplex subunit 8 yields the protein MPLEVPSLQELKVDEINVSSAVLKAAAHHFGSQCDKPNKEFMLCRWEEKDPRKCLEEGRKVNECALNFFRQIKGNCAESFTEYWTCLDYSNLAELRRCRQQQQAFDNCVLDKLGWERPDLGDLSKVTKVSTSRPIPEDAYHSRPRPEPNPTIEGKLEPSKYGSRLFFWPW from the exons ATGCCGCTGGAAGTGCCCAGTTTGCAGGAGCTGAAAGTGGACGAG ATAAATGTATCATCTGCGGTGCTGAAGGCGGCAGCCCATCACTTTGGCTCACAGTGTGACAAACCCAACAAAGAGTTCATGCTCTGCCGTTGGGAGGAAAAGGACCCCCGCAAGTGTCTTGAAGAAGGGAGGAAAGTCAACGAGTGTGCTCTCAACTTCTTCAG GCAAATCAAGGGGAACTGCGCTGAGTCGTTCACTGAGTACTGGACCTGTCTGGACTATTCCAATTTGGCCGAGCTGCGGCGCTGCCGGCAGCAACAGCAAGCCTTCGACAACTGCGTCCTGGACAAGCTGGGCTGGGAGCGACCCGACCTGGGAGACCTGTCGAAG GTGACCAAGGTTTCAACCTCGAGGCCCATACCTGAGGACGCATACCACTCGCGGCCACGCCCTGAGCCCAACCCGACCATCGAGGGTAAACTCGAGCCTTCCAAATATGGCAGCAGGTTGTTCTTTTGGCCCTGGTGA